GAATGAGAAAGAAGAGTGTAGGTTATTTAACTTATGTAATATTAGATAGTATAGTAGATAACTATTTTATGATACTAGATGAAGTAGAGATAGAGATAGATAGATTAGAATCTAAAGTTATTAATAATCCTGAAAGAGAGGATTTACAAACTATTATTACATTAAAACAAAAAGTTACTACATTAAAAAGAACGATAGGACCTATTAGAGAGTTAATCAGTAGACTACAGACGAATAGTGTAGCAGAATATTTGAATGATGATATTAAAATTTATCTGACAGACTTATCAGATCATGGAATTATAGTACATGATACTCTAGATATATTAAATAGTAGAGTAACGGAATTAATTCAACTATATCATTCTACAATTAGTAATGGAATGAACGAGGTTATGCAAATATTAGCAATAATCTCTACAATATTTATGCCACTTAGTTTCTTAGCAAGCTTGTATGGAATGAACTTTGAATATATGCCAGAGTTACAGAGCAGATATGGATATTTTGTAATATTAGGAATAATGTTTGTACTTGTACTAGCTATGATTGCATATTTTAAGAAGAAGAAGTGGATTTAAGAAAACTCTGTATAAATATTAAAGTATTATAAAAAATGGGAATAAAAAACTCAAGAGAAGAAAGTTAGCTCTTGAGTTTTTTATCAAAATATAGTTAAATAACTACTAGAACATCAATTTAAAATGTTAATTCTTGTATATTTTCTTGAGGTTTTTCATCTAAAGGAATAGATGTAAATTTAACAGTTGAAAAATTTATCTTCTTTAAATCAACTTTTCTTATTTGACTATTATACATAGTTTTGTAATAAAACTCTCTATCACTTAAATTACTTATAGCTGTCCATTGAGTAGCACTAGGTAAATCTTTTGGAATATATGCTTGTTGATCAGCAGGATATTCAACACCTATAGGCAAATCAAAATTATTAAGAATATGAATAGCTTCATCTACGGCTTCTTTAGTAGTAGCAGCAGGTTTCATAGCTGTAAGAAGATAAAAAGCTCTGATAAATCTCGATGGAGGAGTGATATCTCCAGGTAATCCTAAAGCTCCTGTTCCTACTCCAAAAGAGAATATCTCTTCACCATTTACGTTATAGTTTTTAGCATTTCCAGAATAAAGATTTATATAGTTATTAAGATTTTTTACGTGCCAATCAAAATCTGGAGCATTAGTTAGAACTCCTACTTTGTTATCATAGATTTTAACTTCACCATTATTAATAATTTCAATAACTATATTTCCACCCTTTGCATCTGCAACTCTCCAGTGAGCTGTAGGAAGAGGGTTTCCATTTTTATCATAACCAACATTGACAACTTTAATATTTTTAATTCCTTCTTTTACCTCTTCGACAGTTGAGAAGTTAGATAAGATCCAACTCACAAATTGCATATCAACAACAGATTTTTTTGATATTTTTGGAGTATATTTTGTAAGACTACCATAATGAGGGAAATAAAAAAGACCAGCATTAAGCCCAGCTTCATTGATCCCTTCTCCGATGAATAAATCATTTATGACAGAGGCTCCAACATAACCATACTTAGCTTTCCATTTGTGCCCCTCCATCTTTCCATCAGGAGTTAAAGATTGATACTCTTTTCCTCTTGGAGATACTACTAATTTACTATTCAGATTACTTTCACCATACTCTATCGTTCTACCTTGAATCATTTGGTTATCTATTGTTCTAATAGTAATACCAGTACATGCAAGAGCAACACCAGAGAAAATTAAAAATAAACTAAGTGACAATTTAAAAATTTTTTTCATGAAACCCCTCCTAAAATTATTTGATAATACATTATACCATATAAAAACTGTAGAGCAATAAAAAAAGAGAAGAAAAACATCTTCTCTTAAATTTCTTTCTATAGATTAGAAAAGTCCAGGGATATTGATACCACCAGTTATTTTTCCCATTTCAGCTTCAGCTAATTCATCAGCTTGTCTCATAGCTTCTTTTACTGCAGAAAGAACTAAATCTTCTAACATCTCTTTATCTTGTGCAGCTTCTTTAACTATTTCATCAGTTAATTTAACTTCTAATAGTTCTTTTTGCCCATTAACTTTTACAGTTACAGCTCCTCCACCAACAGAAGAAGTTAACTCTTTTTCTTTAAGTCCTTCTTGAACTAATAACATTTGTTGTTGCATAGCTTGAGCTTGTTTTAATATATTCATTTGGCTTCCTGCACCTTGA
The DNA window shown above is from Candidatus Fusobacterium pullicola and carries:
- the corA gene encoding magnesium/cobalt transporter CorA, whose amino-acid sequence is MNDSSNRVKKVGLPPGSIIYTGENPQHKIHIDILAYNDSITKRELFDENSDLSEIKKDFKGITWINIDGIHNIPLIKRIGELFNLDNLVMEDLVNSTQRAKVEEREDYLFIVMKMLNLNLISKDIAYEQVSFIVKEDYLITFQETPGDAFDSIRARIEAPNSRMRKKSVGYLTYVILDSIVDNYFMILDEVEIEIDRLESKVINNPEREDLQTIITLKQKVTTLKRTIGPIRELISRLQTNSVAEYLNDDIKIYLTDLSDHGIIVHDTLDILNSRVTELIQLYHSTISNGMNEVMQILAIISTIFMPLSFLASLYGMNFEYMPELQSRYGYFVILGIMFVLVLAMIAYFKKKKWI
- a CDS encoding choloylglycine hydrolase family protein, whose translation is MKKIFKLSLSLFLIFSGVALACTGITIRTIDNQMIQGRTIEYGESNLNSKLVVSPRGKEYQSLTPDGKMEGHKWKAKYGYVGASVINDLFIGEGINEAGLNAGLFYFPHYGSLTKYTPKISKKSVVDMQFVSWILSNFSTVEEVKEGIKNIKVVNVGYDKNGNPLPTAHWRVADAKGGNIVIEIINNGEVKIYDNKVGVLTNAPDFDWHVKNLNNYINLYSGNAKNYNVNGEEIFSFGVGTGALGLPGDITPPSRFIRAFYLLTAMKPAATTKEAVDEAIHILNNFDLPIGVEYPADQQAYIPKDLPSATQWTAISNLSDREFYYKTMYNSQIRKVDLKKINFSTVKFTSIPLDEKPQENIQELTF
- a CDS encoding YbaB/EbfC family nucleoid-associated protein; the encoded protein is MVRKLKGGKTSQGAGSQMNILKQAQAMQQQMLLVQEGLKEKELTSSVGGGAVTVKVNGQKELLEVKLTDEIVKEAAQDKEMLEDLVLSAVKEAMRQADELAEAEMGKITGGINIPGLF